The following coding sequences lie in one Mucilaginibacter sp. KACC 22773 genomic window:
- a CDS encoding energy transducer TonB → MSATKFNLYNAEWLDLVFDHRNKTYGAYELRQHYSRTMGKAMALTFAAITVWVVASVALRHKVDTIVVHEYPMPLPLPPPTTEKEHKILPPKSEDLPQPKTLSKTLRFPPPVVVPAEQTVDPHTVADLQKSTIASTDHSGEDVPENILETSGAKGGAGAANPITEDEKVRPFTEVEVLPQPDGGMAGWARFLQNNLRYPALARENNISGKVYISFIVEKDGQLSNITVSRGLGYGLDEESVRVLKLAKPWKPGIQNGHPVRVAYSIPFAFQLADEN, encoded by the coding sequence ATGTCAGCAACAAAATTTAATTTGTACAATGCCGAGTGGCTCGACCTTGTATTTGATCATCGTAACAAAACCTACGGTGCTTACGAACTGCGGCAGCATTATAGCCGTACCATGGGTAAAGCCATGGCGTTAACCTTTGCCGCCATTACAGTTTGGGTGGTGGCAAGTGTGGCATTAAGGCATAAAGTTGATACAATAGTGGTTCATGAGTATCCAATGCCGCTGCCTTTGCCACCGCCAACAACGGAAAAAGAGCACAAAATTTTGCCCCCAAAATCGGAGGATCTGCCTCAACCCAAAACACTTTCAAAAACACTGCGCTTTCCGCCGCCTGTTGTGGTGCCGGCCGAGCAAACGGTCGACCCGCATACCGTCGCCGATCTTCAAAAGTCAACCATAGCCAGTACCGATCATAGTGGTGAAGATGTACCCGAAAATATTTTGGAGACGTCTGGCGCAAAAGGGGGCGCTGGTGCGGCTAACCCTATTACCGAGGATGAAAAGGTAAGGCCTTTTACTGAGGTAGAAGTATTACCACAGCCCGATGGCGGAATGGCCGGTTGGGCCAGGTTTTTACAAAACAACCTGCGGTACCCGGCTTTGGCGCGCGAAAACAATATATCGGGCAAAGTTTACATCAGCTTTATTGTTGAAAAAGATGGCCAGTTATCAAATATAACGGTAAGTCGCGGCCTGGGTTACGGTTTAGATGAGGAGTCGGTGCGCGTGTTAAAACTGGCCAAACCATGGAAGCCTGGCATCCAGAATGGACACCCGGTTCGCGTAGCTTACAGCATTCCGTTTGCTTTTCAGCTGGCAGATGAGAATTAG
- a CDS encoding energy transducer TonB, producing MQSAKFSLYKAEWLDFVFDHRNKVYGAYELRQHYGRTLAKALAITLAGVAVFVVLSLIFKPKSPDNLKITLVDLTPQLVKPAAPLKPAEPVKPAEPPKPVAPVKATQKVSTTRFVTPVVVSTEPTVEPPVISKIQGAIGNADVKVAGGENVENVLDVADKSGARDGTGTKPVVVPVVDNTIHDFNALEAMPEPAGGAVAWSSFLQKNLRFPVVAQEQGVSGRVIMSFVIEKDGRLSNITVERGVGFGLDDEALRVLKLAKPWKPGMQNGQPVRVKYVIPIKFQLAESN from the coding sequence ATGCAATCGGCCAAATTTAGTTTGTACAAAGCCGAGTGGCTCGACTTTGTATTTGATCATCGTAACAAAGTGTACGGTGCCTACGAATTAAGGCAGCATTATGGGCGTACTTTGGCAAAAGCACTGGCCATTACTTTGGCCGGTGTGGCTGTTTTTGTAGTGCTAAGCCTGATTTTTAAACCAAAATCGCCCGATAATTTAAAAATAACCCTTGTTGATTTAACCCCGCAGCTTGTAAAACCTGCTGCGCCATTGAAACCAGCCGAACCGGTAAAGCCGGCTGAACCACCAAAACCAGTAGCGCCGGTTAAAGCAACGCAAAAGGTATCAACCACCAGGTTTGTTACCCCGGTGGTTGTGAGTACCGAGCCAACTGTTGAGCCGCCGGTAATTAGTAAAATTCAAGGTGCTATTGGTAATGCTGATGTTAAGGTTGCAGGTGGCGAAAATGTTGAAAACGTACTTGATGTAGCTGATAAGTCGGGCGCCAGGGATGGTACCGGTACAAAGCCGGTGGTTGTTCCTGTAGTGGATAATACCATACATGATTTTAACGCTCTTGAGGCTATGCCCGAACCTGCCGGCGGCGCAGTAGCGTGGAGCAGCTTTTTGCAGAAAAACCTGCGGTTTCCTGTTGTGGCGCAGGAACAAGGTGTATCCGGGCGGGTGATCATGAGTTTTGTTATCGAAAAAGATGGTCGCTTATCAAACATAACAGTTGAGCGCGGCGTAGGGTTTGGGCTTGATGATGAGGCGTTGCGGGTACTTAAACTGGCTAAGCCCTGGAAACCGGGCATGCAGAACGGCCAGCCGGTGCGTGTTAAATATGTAATACCAATTAAGTTTCAATTGGCCGAGAGTAATTAG
- a CDS encoding cell envelope integrity protein TolA — protein sequence MTAWFFKNRWRKTATIGVAILAVILIAVVLFLNSFLSRTLSSKFKEAVLKGTDSLYRVNFSKLDLNVFNGSAVLHDITFTPDTAISHRLQQSGNAPGHLLELKVKRLEVSDAHPLDIWLHKKIEVALIDLNNPEIYISKNEYKHQPKKPADKRTLYQKISASFKLIHVDDIRLGGISFTYRDKSGPKPSVHVLKEVDIHATGLLIDSTTQADTTRTLYCRDIVARLKHYTGKSANGLYTYKINSMKLSTKTSRLDIAGVDVQPLALSEYLAKSRTDRFGLHLDAIILHHFNYRNYSRGQSLDVNRMVLSRGEFSMFSNPNGPLKTADRLVTFPNWAIRRLKMGLQIDTLDIKNLDVNYSEFKKDKSHKTGTVKFNAVTGRFLNLTNKTALLQKQPLATVSLSTLFMGTGRLNLSFGFNLADAGYSYSYKGHMGAMELADVNTAVMPLGLVRFTSGSVTSLDFNIHGNQHLSTGKVTLLYNNLKVDVLKPDEQKGYATKGIKSLLANALILKSDNPDNDKTIPRVADVAFIRPKNFPYFKTIWLTLLGGLKGCAGIGKADEKAKNQPLTQNEQKEKAEALKKAQEKKDKEDQKFKEKLQGKEKSS from the coding sequence ATGACGGCTTGGTTTTTTAAAAATAGGTGGCGAAAAACAGCGACAATAGGTGTGGCCATATTGGCCGTTATCCTGATCGCGGTGGTGCTTTTTTTAAATAGTTTTTTAAGCAGAACCCTCTCGTCGAAATTTAAAGAGGCTGTGCTTAAAGGCACCGACAGCCTGTACCGGGTAAATTTTAGCAAACTTGATCTGAACGTATTTAATGGCAGCGCCGTATTGCACGATATCACCTTTACCCCCGATACCGCTATATCCCACAGGCTGCAACAGTCTGGCAATGCCCCCGGTCATTTACTGGAACTAAAAGTAAAGCGACTGGAAGTTTCGGACGCGCATCCCTTAGATATCTGGCTGCATAAAAAGATAGAAGTAGCATTGATCGACCTCAACAATCCAGAAATATACATCAGCAAAAACGAATATAAGCATCAGCCCAAAAAGCCTGCAGACAAGCGCACCCTTTATCAAAAGATTTCTGCAAGTTTTAAGCTGATCCATGTAGACGATATCCGCCTGGGCGGTATCAGCTTTACCTACCGGGATAAATCGGGCCCGAAGCCATCCGTCCATGTATTAAAAGAGGTGGATATACACGCTACCGGCCTTCTTATTGATTCCACAACGCAGGCAGATACCACCCGAACGCTTTATTGCCGTGATATTGTTGCCCGTCTTAAGCATTATACGGGTAAATCGGCAAACGGGCTGTATACCTATAAAATAAATTCAATGAAGCTGTCCACCAAAACCTCGCGGCTTGATATTGCCGGGGTAGATGTACAGCCGCTTGCCCTGAGTGAATACCTGGCCAAAAGCCGAACCGACCGTTTTGGCCTGCACCTGGATGCCATTATACTGCACCATTTTAACTACCGGAACTATAGCCGGGGCCAAAGTTTGGATGTAAACCGAATGGTGCTAAGCAGGGGCGAGTTCAGCATGTTCAGCAACCCCAACGGGCCGCTTAAAACTGCCGATAGGTTAGTCACTTTTCCTAACTGGGCTATTCGCCGGTTAAAAATGGGGCTGCAGATTGATACCCTTGATATTAAAAACCTTGATGTAAATTACAGCGAATTCAAGAAAGATAAATCGCACAAAACCGGTACCGTAAAGTTTAACGCTGTAACAGGCAGGTTTCTTAACCTTACCAATAAAACAGCCCTGTTGCAAAAACAGCCCCTGGCTACTGTAAGCCTTAGCACATTGTTTATGGGCACGGGCAGGTTAAACCTAAGCTTTGGCTTTAACCTTGCCGATGCCGGCTATAGTTACAGCTACAAAGGCCACATGGGCGCCATGGAACTGGCCGATGTTAATACCGCTGTAATGCCGCTTGGGTTGGTGCGCTTTACATCCGGCAGTGTAACCAGTCTTGACTTTAATATCCACGGCAATCAGCATTTATCTACGGGCAAGGTTACACTTTTATATAACAACCTAAAGGTTGATGTGCTGAAACCCGACGAACAAAAAGGTTACGCCACAAAAGGAATCAAATCGCTATTGGCAAATGCACTGATACTTAAAAGCGATAACCCCGATAACGACAAAACTATACCCCGCGTGGCCGATGTCGCTTTTATTCGGCCCAAAAACTTTCCTTACTTTAAAACCATCTGGCTTACCCTGCTCGGCGGTCTTAAAGGCTGTGCCGGCATAGGAAAGGCCGACGAAAAGGCAAAAAATCAGCCGCTTACCCAAAACGAACAAAAAGAAAAGGCCGAAGCGCTGAAAAAGGCGCAGGAAAAAAAGGATAAAGAAGACCAAAAATTTAAAGAGAAGCTGCAAGGTAAAGAAAAATCAAGTTGA
- a CDS encoding energy transducer TonB, which produces MPITKFDLYNAEWLDLVFDHRNKEYGAYELRQHYGRTMSKAMGLTFAGIAVIIVSTFVFKGKPAAMVKMTPVDLTTVLIQPPVAPPKKAEPPKSTEPPKPVEPVKTVASLPPVVVPNDPIVQPHTNAELMASTIGATDSKGADKPGNAMDVNTNKGTTGTGPAVDNAIHDMDGTLEAMPEPVGGAAAWSKFLQKNLRFPAVAQEQGVSGRVLMSFVIEKDGSLSNIKVERGAGYGFDEEAARVLKLAKAWKPGMQNGQPVRVKYVIPMNFQLAE; this is translated from the coding sequence ATGCCTATCACGAAATTTGATTTGTACAATGCCGAGTGGCTCGACCTTGTATTTGACCATCGTAACAAAGAATACGGAGCTTATGAATTAAGACAACACTATGGCCGAACCATGAGTAAGGCAATGGGTTTAACTTTTGCAGGTATCGCGGTTATCATAGTATCGACCTTTGTTTTTAAAGGCAAACCTGCGGCAATGGTTAAAATGACTCCTGTTGATCTGACTACCGTTCTGATTCAACCCCCGGTTGCGCCGCCAAAAAAGGCCGAACCTCCAAAATCTACCGAACCACCTAAGCCTGTTGAGCCGGTAAAAACAGTTGCAAGCCTGCCACCCGTTGTGGTACCTAATGATCCCATTGTGCAACCGCATACTAATGCCGAATTGATGGCAAGTACAATTGGAGCCACAGATAGTAAAGGAGCTGATAAACCTGGCAATGCCATGGATGTTAATACAAATAAGGGCACAACAGGTACCGGCCCTGCGGTTGATAATGCCATACATGATATGGATGGCACCCTTGAAGCAATGCCCGAACCGGTAGGTGGTGCAGCGGCGTGGAGTAAATTTTTGCAAAAGAATTTGAGGTTTCCGGCGGTAGCGCAGGAGCAGGGTGTATCTGGCAGAGTGTTGATGAGTTTTGTGATAGAAAAAGATGGCTCGCTGTCAAATATAAAGGTTGAACGTGGGGCCGGTTACGGGTTTGATGAAGAAGCCGCCCGGGTACTAAAGCTGGCGAAGGCCTGGAAACCCGGCATGCAAAACGGCCAGCCCGTGCGGGTTAAATATGTAATACCAATGAATTTTCAATTAGCCGAATAG
- a CDS encoding GNAT family N-acetyltransferase, with protein sequence METSIFTQPDIGLLNQLQPADWPDIVPNFYFYVDSPFCFPIKVVINDAIAGIGAAIIHADVAWLGHIIVHPEHRSKGIGFYITQNLVDIAHQHRCQTINLIATAMGAPVYEKAGFITETEYLFFKDIQIQLPGLPTTNIKTYQEKFLQQILAIDQTNSQENREPLLRDHVETGLIYCNDDTIEGYYLPGLGEGLIIANTACAGIELMKLHLRTNDKIAFPKNNSNAVNFLYEKGYKEIRTAKRMRLGKARNVIFSSIYNRIAGNIG encoded by the coding sequence ATGGAAACCTCAATATTTACTCAACCAGACATCGGCCTGCTTAATCAGTTACAACCAGCCGACTGGCCCGATATTGTGCCTAATTTTTACTTTTATGTTGACTCGCCTTTCTGCTTTCCGATTAAAGTAGTTATTAATGACGCCATAGCCGGCATCGGCGCGGCCATCATACACGCCGATGTAGCATGGCTGGGCCACATCATTGTACACCCCGAACACAGAAGCAAAGGTATTGGCTTTTACATTACACAAAACCTGGTTGATATTGCCCACCAACATCGTTGCCAAACCATCAATTTAATTGCTACCGCGATGGGTGCGCCTGTTTATGAAAAAGCCGGTTTTATCACCGAAACAGAATACCTGTTCTTTAAAGATATACAGATACAACTACCAGGATTACCCACAACAAATATCAAAACGTACCAGGAAAAATTCCTGCAACAAATTCTGGCTATCGACCAAACAAACTCGCAGGAAAACAGGGAGCCACTACTCCGCGATCATGTTGAAACAGGATTGATATACTGCAACGATGATACCATTGAAGGCTACTATTTGCCAGGCCTTGGCGAGGGTTTGATAATTGCCAACACCGCGTGCGCAGGTATTGAGCTGATGAAACTACATTTACGCACCAATGATAAAATTGCATTCCCTAAAAATAACAGCAATGCTGTAAACTTTTTGTATGAAAAGGGGTATAAAGAAATACGCACCGCCAAAAGAATGCGCCTGGGCAAAGCCCGGAATGTAATATTTTCCAGCATTTACAACCGGATAGCGGGCAATATTGGCTAA
- a CDS encoding ammonium transporter, with the protein MKKFIPFGILLLIIVLALIFPSVTLTTVKDSKIDTGDTAWLLVSTALVLIMTPGLAFFYGGMVSKKNVLSTMLQSFVCMGVITVIWVIFGFSLAFGDTIGGFVGDPRTFFMMKGTLGNATWKLAPTIPLVLFAMFQLKFAVITPALITGAFAERIRFNSYVIFLCLFMVFIYAPLAHSTWHPDGFLFGKGVLDFAGGTVVHMSAGWAALASALYLKGRNETSHNPARISYVLLGTGLLWFGWFGFNAGSALGSGTLAATALATTTTASAAAAMAWMFFDILRGKKPGVLGACIGAVVGLVAITPAAGFVTIPHSLIIGIVAAVVSNLVVIWRSKTSIDDTLDVFPCHGVGGMVGMLLTGVFAHQNVNSANTTGNGLFYGETHLFFLHLVTLVGVSAFAFFGSLLLLKITDMISTLRVTPEEELAGLDISQHDEEL; encoded by the coding sequence ATGAAAAAATTCATACCATTTGGCATACTGCTACTTATTATAGTACTTGCCCTTATATTTCCTTCGGTTACATTAACAACCGTTAAAGACAGCAAAATTGATACCGGCGATACTGCCTGGCTATTGGTTAGTACAGCCCTTGTATTGATCATGACACCCGGACTTGCCTTTTTTTATGGCGGTATGGTAAGCAAAAAAAACGTACTATCAACCATGCTGCAAAGCTTTGTTTGTATGGGCGTTATCACCGTTATCTGGGTTATTTTTGGCTTTAGCCTTGCATTTGGCGATACCATTGGCGGTTTCGTTGGCGATCCGCGCACCTTTTTTATGATGAAGGGCACATTGGGCAACGCTACCTGGAAACTTGCACCCACTATTCCGCTGGTATTGTTTGCTATGTTCCAGTTAAAATTCGCGGTTATTACCCCGGCCCTTATTACCGGCGCATTTGCCGAGCGTATCCGCTTTAACTCATACGTTATTTTCCTTTGCCTGTTCATGGTATTTATATATGCGCCTTTGGCCCACTCTACCTGGCACCCTGACGGTTTCTTGTTTGGCAAAGGCGTGCTTGATTTTGCCGGGGGCACTGTTGTACACATGAGCGCCGGCTGGGCAGCCCTTGCGTCGGCATTATATTTAAAAGGCCGCAACGAAACATCGCATAATCCTGCCCGCATCAGCTACGTGTTATTGGGTACAGGTTTATTATGGTTTGGCTGGTTTGGCTTTAACGCCGGCTCTGCTTTAGGTTCGGGTACGCTTGCAGCTACCGCTTTGGCTACAACAACAACAGCATCTGCTGCAGCAGCAATGGCCTGGATGTTTTTTGATATCCTGCGCGGCAAAAAGCCGGGTGTACTGGGTGCCTGTATTGGTGCCGTAGTTGGCCTGGTTGCTATTACGCCTGCAGCTGGCTTTGTAACCATTCCCCACTCATTAATAATTGGTATTGTTGCAGCTGTAGTAAGTAACCTTGTAGTTATCTGGAGAAGCAAAACCAGCATTGACGATACACTCGATGTATTCCCCTGCCATGGCGTAGGCGGCATGGTTGGTATGCTGCTAACCGGTGTATTTGCGCATCAAAATGTAAATAGCGCCAACACTACAGGTAATGGCTTATTTTATGGCGAAACCCATTTGTTTTTCCTTCACCTGGTAACTTTAGTTGGCGTATCGGCCTTTGCTTTCTTTGGCTCATTATTACTGTTAAAAATAACCGACATGATAAGTACATTACGTGTTACACCTGAAGAGGAATTAGCAGGTTTGGATATTAGCCAGCACGATGAAGAATTGTAA
- a CDS encoding GNAT family N-acetyltransferase produces the protein MNTLRITRTTSNNPDFRTLVTQLDADLRNRNGDMMDIYDQHNVIEKNDTVVVAYLNNQPAGCGCFKLYDADAVEVKRMFVHPNARGNGISKLILNELETWAHSLGYKYTVLETGKKQVEALSLYPKSGYLPIPQYGPYVDLPDSICFRKVL, from the coding sequence ATGAACACTCTCCGTATCACCCGCACCACCAGCAACAATCCCGATTTCCGCACGCTGGTAACCCAACTTGATGCTGATTTGCGCAACCGAAATGGCGACATGATGGACATTTACGACCAGCACAACGTGATCGAAAAAAATGATACCGTGGTGGTAGCTTATCTTAATAATCAACCTGCCGGGTGCGGCTGCTTTAAATTATACGATGCTGACGCGGTGGAAGTAAAACGGATGTTTGTACACCCCAACGCACGCGGCAATGGTATAAGCAAATTGATTTTAAATGAACTGGAAACCTGGGCGCATAGCTTAGGCTACAAATACACCGTGCTTGAAACCGGCAAAAAGCAAGTGGAGGCGTTGAGTTTGTATCCAAAATCAGGCTACTTACCCATTCCTCAATATGGGCCATATGTTGATTTGCCGGATAGCATCTGCTTCCGGAAGGTGTTGTAG
- a CDS encoding cold-shock protein has translation MQQGTVKFFNDEKGFGFITPANGGSEIFVHSSGLIDNIRENNSVSYDVEEGRKGPNAVNVKIV, from the coding sequence ATGCAACAAGGAACAGTAAAATTTTTTAATGACGAAAAAGGTTTCGGATTTATTACCCCGGCAAATGGCGGAAGCGAAATTTTCGTACACTCATCTGGTTTAATTGACAACATTCGCGAGAATAACTCAGTTAGCTATGACGTAGAAGAAGGTCGTAAAGGCCCAAATGCAGTAAATGTTAAAATAGTTTAA